GACGCGGTGGGTCATGGCATACGTAGATACGTATGCTGATACAAGAACCTGCCGGTAGACGGGCGCGTCGATCTACGAGAGAGAAACGGGCGTTGGGTAGGCACCTGCTACCCAAGAGGCCGGGAGGTCAGGTCTGAGAGCCACTACGTTAGCCGACTGACCCGGACTACCCGTGACGCCACCGTGCGAACCCGGGCGATGATCGTGCTGCATTCAATGCAGGGCTTCTCCCCACCCAAGATCGCTCGCATGGTCTACTGGTCCCCGGCATGGGTCCGACGGGTCATCCGCGACTTCAATCGAATCGGGACCGCCGCCCTCTACCCTACCCGAGCCGGAGGTCGTCCTCCCGAGTTCACGAAGCCGATCCGTCAGAAACTCGTCGACCTCGCCCTCTCTCGCCCGAGAGACCACGGAATGCTGTTGCAGACCTGGTCGCTCGAGCGTCTGAAGACCGCCGCCATTCGTGAGGGGATCGTCGAGTCGATCAGCGAGGAGCGACTACGGGAAATCCTCCACGCGGAGGCCGTCTCCTTCCAGGCCGTGAAGACCTGGAAGAAGTCCAACGACCCGGAGTTCGACTCCAAGGTCCGACGCCTCCGCACGCTCACGAATCGTGAGCACAACCCTCCCATCGTGGTCGCGGCGGACGAGATGGGTCCGATCGCTCTCCGACCCTATGGGGGCCGCACTTGGGCTCGGTCGGGTCACCCCGACCGAGTTCGAGCGACCTACAAGAAAACGTTCGGGGTCCGGTACCTGTTCGGCATCTACGACTACTATCGCGACCAGATGGACGGGTTTCTCTCCCCGTCCAAGCACACCCGGGTGTGGCGACGGCCGTTACGATTCGTTCGGGCGCACTACCCGGGGGGAGATCGGATCTACCCGATCAACGACAACCTCTCGACACATTGGACGCCCTCGGCGCGGGCGCTGGCCCGCGCCCTGAACATCGTGATGGTTCCCACGCCGACCAACGCCTCGGAGTACAACCTCGTCGAGGCACACTTCGGAGAGGTCAAGGATCTCGCACTGACCGGGTCGGACTATTCAGACCGGTGGCACCTATCGCGGGCGATCCACGACGGGATCCAGCATCGGAACGAGAACGCCGAACCGAAGGTCCACAAAGTCAAACGACGTTTGTGGATTCGGCACTAGGTAGGTCGATTCCTCTCAGCGTTTTCCCACGACGAACGGATCGGAACCGGCCCGGAACGGCGGAATCCATGGGCGGGTCGAATATAGTCGCCAACTTGCACCAGCCCGGAGAGGTGGAGCGGTGTCCAGATCGACTGAGTCGCGGGTCCCGTCCGAGCCCACCAAGCTCGCCGGAACGAGCTGGTACCTCATCGCGCTCGTGGTTGGTCAGGGGCCTCTCGGCGGATTCCGGCAGCTACCGGCCCTCTCTCCGGGCCACGGTCCCCAAGAGACGGTGGATCGGTACGGGCGCGATCAGAGACGTGCTTCGAGGGGCCGAGCTTCATCTCGGGATGTGCTGGGCCTGTAGTGTCGCGTTGCTCGAAACCCGAGAGGCACATGGTTCGAGTTTCTCCATGCAGTATGGACTGCTAGGAGAGAGTTGGCTTCTCGGGAATCGACGGTA
Above is a genomic segment from Thermoplasmata archaeon containing:
- a CDS encoding IS630 family transposase, with translation MRTRAMIVLHSMQGFSPPKIARMVYWSPAWVRRVIRDFNRIGTAALYPTRAGGRPPEFTKPIRQKLVDLALSRPRDHGMLLQTWSLERLKTAAIREGIVESISEERLREILHAEAVSFQAVKTWKKSNDPEFDSKVRRLRTLTNREHNPPIVVAADEMGPIALRPYGGRTWARSGHPDRVRATYKKTFGVRYLFGIYDYYRDQMDGFLSPSKHTRVWRRPLRFVRAHYPGGDRIYPINDNLSTHWTPSARALARALNIVMVPTPTNASEYNLVEAHFGEVKDLALTGSDYSDRWHLSRAIHDGIQHRNENAEPKVHKVKRRLWIRH